In Burkholderia gladioli, a genomic segment contains:
- the recC gene encoding exodeoxyribonuclease V subunit gamma — translation MLHLFFSNRHETLADALIEHLASHPGAAGPWARQQVIVPSAALRRRLELDIAGRHGICANLEFSYLAQWLWTQIGQVLRVPPRSPFAPDRLVWRCYRLLSEAADSMDSADEGGAHGGLDEAGAAHGAAPWLASPRLAAYLAAADAPMRYELAHRLASVFDHYLTYRPEWLAAWRDGGSIFALEGTPSRGAEAARDDEHWQAALWRALVAELAEDGEPPAHRFLREAPALAPDARTLAAWPDAVSVFALPTMPPLHVALLRELSRWIDVRIYALNPCREFWFDIVSAARVESLDAAGQLDYQQVGHPLLAEWGRQTQAQLHMLHELTETAAATDAAQYDGFAGDTWLARIQNAILDLQPEAELGPPPAERGIEVHVCHGLARQLEVLHDRLLAAFAEDPTLAPSDVLVAVADLAAAGPLIDAVFGTAASQEAARVPYRITGLPPSQANPVARVLLDWLALPDREVGAPELVEWLRVDAVAARYGIDAAALETVQTWLAAAGARRGLAAANDAAGGAVDGDAVPVRRHTFADALARLFLGYAMPDGAAPIGAYLPVDGPEGGEAELLGRLARFTDDLDWFAGRIAGEETPEAWGEIFADALARFFDSGAAHADALSGVRDALDALVATIREGARDLPVPAAVMRAGFAAALDDPARGGVPWGGVTFSSLTSLRGLPYRVVCLVGMDDGVLPSLARADEFDLMAVFAKLGDRQRRDDERNLFLDLLLAARDRLLITYTGRSIRDNAPLPPAALVDELLDYVAEVTAGPGAAPAAIEAARRAFVIEHPLQPFSADYFETGGRLYSYDAERATLAGQLARGATGDVPPFFAAPLPPEPEAPVAFGDFERFWRHPARALLRDRLGVALFDAQAELIDTEPFALDYAGSDALAARVLPMFVESVEHGAGESVGELARRVAEASPEMPGGATGAVWREQALGALDRLAGKVRLALEAGAERRAFALEITPAWPQGEMPWFGAEDAALAADALRAPLSLHGTLNRLTPAGQVIYRYARPGARDHLSAWLAHLVYCAIDPGGPRRTRWFGSGEGFEFAPVADPLAHLAPLAALFRAGRRMPLRFFPKSAWALVAEGEAKAAGVWINERVASEADDAALAIVWRGRNLSLDAPFPALARLVFTPLAEHLRSEA, via the coding sequence ATGCTCCATCTCTTCTTCTCGAACCGCCACGAAACCCTCGCCGATGCGCTGATCGAGCATCTCGCCTCGCATCCGGGCGCGGCGGGCCCGTGGGCGCGCCAGCAGGTGATCGTGCCGAGCGCGGCGCTGCGGCGGCGGCTCGAGCTCGACATCGCCGGGCGGCACGGCATTTGCGCCAACCTCGAGTTCAGCTACCTGGCGCAGTGGCTGTGGACGCAGATCGGCCAGGTGCTGCGCGTGCCGCCGCGCTCGCCGTTCGCGCCGGACCGGCTGGTGTGGCGCTGCTACCGGCTGCTGTCGGAGGCGGCGGATTCGATGGATTCGGCGGACGAGGGCGGCGCTCATGGCGGTCTCGACGAAGCCGGCGCAGCGCACGGCGCGGCGCCCTGGCTCGCCTCGCCGCGACTCGCGGCCTATCTGGCGGCGGCCGATGCGCCGATGCGCTACGAGCTGGCCCATCGGCTCGCCTCGGTGTTCGACCACTACCTGACCTACCGGCCCGAATGGCTGGCTGCCTGGCGCGACGGCGGCTCGATCTTCGCTTTGGAGGGCACGCCTTCGCGCGGCGCCGAGGCCGCGCGCGACGACGAGCACTGGCAGGCCGCGCTGTGGCGCGCGCTGGTGGCCGAGCTGGCCGAGGACGGCGAGCCGCCCGCGCATCGTTTCCTGCGCGAGGCGCCCGCGCTCGCGCCCGACGCGCGCACGCTGGCCGCCTGGCCCGACGCGGTCAGCGTGTTCGCGCTGCCGACCATGCCGCCGCTGCACGTCGCGCTGCTGCGCGAGCTGTCGCGCTGGATCGACGTGCGGATCTACGCGCTCAATCCCTGCCGCGAATTCTGGTTCGACATCGTCAGCGCCGCGCGCGTCGAGTCGCTCGACGCGGCCGGCCAGCTCGACTACCAGCAGGTCGGCCATCCGCTGCTGGCCGAGTGGGGGCGCCAGACCCAGGCGCAGCTGCACATGCTGCACGAGCTGACCGAAACCGCCGCCGCCACCGATGCCGCGCAATACGACGGCTTCGCCGGCGACACCTGGCTGGCGCGGATCCAGAACGCGATCCTCGATCTGCAGCCCGAGGCCGAGCTGGGGCCGCCGCCGGCCGAGCGCGGCATCGAGGTGCATGTCTGCCACGGCCTGGCGCGCCAGCTCGAGGTGCTGCACGACCGGCTGCTGGCCGCCTTCGCCGAGGACCCGACGCTCGCGCCTTCGGACGTATTGGTGGCGGTGGCCGACCTGGCCGCGGCCGGCCCGCTGATCGACGCGGTGTTCGGCACCGCCGCCTCGCAGGAGGCCGCGCGCGTGCCGTACCGGATCACCGGGCTGCCGCCCTCGCAGGCCAACCCGGTGGCGCGCGTGCTGCTCGACTGGCTGGCCTTGCCCGATCGCGAGGTGGGCGCACCCGAGTTGGTGGAGTGGCTGCGCGTGGACGCGGTGGCGGCCCGCTACGGCATCGACGCGGCCGCGCTCGAGACCGTGCAGACCTGGCTCGCCGCGGCCGGCGCGCGTCGCGGGCTGGCGGCCGCGAACGATGCCGCGGGCGGCGCGGTGGACGGCGACGCCGTCCCGGTGCGCCGCCACACCTTCGCCGATGCGCTGGCGCGGCTGTTCCTCGGCTACGCGATGCCCGATGGTGCCGCGCCGATCGGCGCCTACCTGCCGGTGGATGGCCCTGAGGGCGGCGAAGCCGAACTGCTGGGCCGGCTCGCGCGCTTCACCGACGATCTCGACTGGTTCGCCGGCCGCATCGCCGGCGAGGAAACACCCGAAGCCTGGGGCGAGATCTTCGCCGATGCGCTGGCGCGCTTCTTCGATTCGGGCGCGGCCCACGCGGACGCCTTGTCGGGCGTGCGCGACGCGCTCGACGCGCTGGTCGCGACGATCCGCGAGGGCGCGCGCGACCTGCCGGTGCCGGCCGCCGTGATGCGCGCCGGTTTCGCCGCCGCGCTCGACGATCCGGCGCGCGGCGGCGTGCCCTGGGGCGGCGTGACCTTCTCCTCGCTGACCAGCCTGCGCGGCCTGCCGTATCGCGTGGTCTGCCTGGTCGGGATGGACGACGGCGTGCTGCCGAGCCTGGCGCGCGCCGACGAATTCGACCTGATGGCGGTGTTCGCCAAGCTCGGCGATCGCCAGCGCCGCGACGACGAGCGCAACCTGTTCCTCGACCTGCTGCTGGCCGCGCGCGACCGGCTGCTGATCACCTACACGGGCCGCAGCATCCGCGACAACGCGCCCTTGCCGCCGGCCGCCCTGGTCGACGAGCTGCTCGACTACGTGGCCGAGGTCACGGCCGGGCCGGGCGCGGCGCCGGCCGCGATCGAGGCGGCGCGGCGCGCCTTCGTGATCGAGCATCCGCTGCAGCCGTTCTCGGCCGACTACTTCGAGACCGGAGGGCGGCTCTATTCCTACGACGCCGAACGCGCCACGCTGGCCGGCCAGCTCGCGCGCGGCGCGACCGGGGACGTGCCGCCGTTCTTCGCCGCGCCGCTGCCGCCCGAGCCCGAGGCGCCGGTGGCCTTCGGCGACTTCGAGCGCTTCTGGCGCCATCCGGCGCGCGCGCTGCTGCGCGACCGGCTCGGCGTCGCGCTGTTCGACGCGCAGGCCGAGCTGATCGACACCGAACCCTTCGCGCTCGACTACGCGGGCAGCGATGCGCTGGCCGCGCGCGTGCTGCCGATGTTCGTCGAGAGCGTCGAGCATGGCGCCGGCGAGAGCGTGGGCGAACTCGCGCGCCGCGTGGCCGAGGCGAGCCCCGAGATGCCGGGCGGCGCGACCGGCGCGGTGTGGCGCGAGCAGGCGCTCGGCGCGCTTGACCGGCTGGCCGGCAAGGTGCGGCTCGCGCTGGAGGCGGGCGCCGAGCGGCGCGCCTTCGCGCTGGAGATCACGCCGGCCTGGCCGCAGGGCGAGATGCCCTGGTTCGGCGCCGAGGATGCGGCACTGGCGGCCGATGCGCTGCGCGCGCCGCTTTCGCTGCACGGCACGCTGAACCGGCTCACGCCCGCCGGGCAGGTGATCTACCGCTACGCGCGGCCCGGCGCGCGCGATCATCTGTCGGCCTGGCTCGCGCACCTGGTCTATTGCGCGATCGATCCGGGCGGCCCGCGCCGCACGCGGTGGTTCGGCAGCGGCGAGGGTTTCGAATTCGCGCCGGTGGCCGACCCGCTCGCGCATCTCGCGCCGCTGGCCGCGCTGTTCCGCGCCGGCCGCCGCATGCCGCTGCGCTTCTTCCCGAAGAGCGCCTGGGCGCTGGTCGCGGAAGGCGAGGCCAAGGCCGCCGGCGTGTGGATCAACGAGCGCGTGGCCAGCGAGGCCGACGACGCGGCGCTCGCGATCGTCTGGCGCGGCAGGAATCTTTCGCTCGACGCGCCGTTCCCGGCGCTCGCGCGCCTGGTCTTCACGCCGCTCGCCGAGCACCTCAGGAGCGAGGCATGA
- the recB gene encoding exodeoxyribonuclease V subunit beta: MSTAIAASQAPQELDVFACALDGVNQIEASAGTGKTWNICALYVRLLLEHDLQADQILVVTFTKAATAELHERIRGRLAQLAHALETGDDGGDPFVARLFETTLGEGSDGGGDDDGSGIDAETAAKRIRRALRGFDQAAIHTIHAFCQRALQEAPFAAAMPFAFEMEADDAVLRFELAAEFWRTRVEPVAAAHPGFAAWLVAHRAGPEALDAQLARRLKKPLAALRFDGLPDPHAQGVDFDAALRASHAAAAALWQAERAAIAGVLELAQASLNQRSHKPEAVADALAAWGAYFNEAAGALAPAALPKPALKLTRGVLEKATKKGGATPEHPFFEAAEALEAALAAAEAAQRARWLALIADWLAEAPARLAEKKRTRRVVSFDDLIANLYHALEAHPWLADTLRRRYPAALIDEFQDTDPLQFAIFDRIFAPAGPLFLVGDPKQAIYSFRAADLHTYLAARERAGARYTLAVNQRSTPAIVEACNRVFGANPRAFVLDGLDYQPVRAGTRQRAPFVDGTDPRAGSGDFRIWMLPDGDQALGKRDAQWQAAQACAAEIARLMRGAREGAVRLGEAALTPADIAVLVQTHRQGSIVKRVLAAWGIGSVELAQASVFATLDAEQLERVLAAIDAPGDLRRLRAALATDWFGLDAAALWRLEQGEAAPGAAADDADAMSWVERFSRYRLLWRERGFAVMWRSFARELRIAERLIGGADGERRVTDINHLAELTQARASAQPGIAPTLRWLAAQRAVGGGEDAQLRLESDRNLVQIVTVHKSKGLEYAVVFCPFLNDGRLHEPREDALPDAREYHDEAGAAVLHYGCDEAAAELAATQARREQAAERARLVYVALTRAVHRCYLVAGVYQSARSTREARRSVLNWLVGGAGHGFDTWLETPPEAEELAASWRALATGPISIAPLPGVSARTPLAAGHDAERLGGARQAARFLRDAWRIASFSSLTASIAREQEGIAAVPDEALRPDHDALAAAVDPVPRIDGGGERAMQPNPDDIVGFPRGAAAGECLHLLFELSDFGDASGWDEAARRALHERPVEAEPELAKRLPAMMTRMLAEVVATELVPGMQLAAIDPGRRLNEMEFLFPAAALDFAALRALLVEHGYPDVALESGTLAGFFKGFIDMIVEHDGRFWIVDWKSNHLGATPDAYGPAALDAAMADHAYHLQALLYTVALHRYLRVRLPGYDYDSHMAGYLYLFVRGVRPGWSSGGRPSGVHARRPSRELVEALDALMRKERA, encoded by the coding sequence ATGAGCACCGCCATCGCTGCCTCGCAGGCGCCCCAGGAGCTCGACGTCTTCGCCTGCGCGCTGGACGGGGTGAACCAGATCGAGGCCTCGGCCGGCACCGGCAAGACCTGGAACATCTGCGCGCTCTATGTGCGCCTGCTGCTCGAACACGACCTGCAGGCCGACCAGATCCTGGTGGTGACCTTCACCAAGGCCGCCACCGCCGAGCTGCACGAGCGGATCCGAGGACGGCTCGCGCAGCTCGCGCACGCGCTGGAGACCGGCGATGACGGCGGCGATCCGTTTGTCGCGCGCTTGTTCGAGACCACGCTCGGCGAGGGCAGCGACGGCGGTGGCGACGATGACGGCAGCGGAATCGATGCCGAAACCGCCGCCAAGCGAATCCGCCGCGCGCTGCGCGGCTTCGACCAGGCGGCGATCCACACCATTCACGCGTTCTGCCAGCGCGCGTTGCAGGAAGCGCCGTTCGCGGCCGCCATGCCGTTCGCCTTCGAGATGGAGGCCGACGACGCGGTGCTGCGCTTCGAGCTGGCGGCCGAGTTCTGGCGCACGCGCGTCGAGCCGGTGGCGGCCGCGCATCCCGGCTTCGCGGCCTGGCTGGTCGCGCATCGCGCCGGACCGGAAGCGCTCGACGCGCAGCTCGCGCGGCGCCTGAAGAAACCGCTGGCCGCGCTGCGCTTCGACGGCCTGCCCGATCCGCACGCGCAGGGCGTGGATTTCGACGCGGCGCTGCGGGCCAGCCACGCGGCGGCGGCCGCGTTGTGGCAGGCCGAGCGCGCGGCGATCGCCGGCGTGCTGGAGCTGGCGCAGGCTTCCTTGAACCAGCGCTCGCACAAGCCCGAGGCGGTGGCCGACGCGCTGGCCGCCTGGGGCGCCTATTTCAACGAGGCGGCCGGCGCGCTGGCACCGGCCGCCTTGCCCAAGCCGGCCCTGAAGCTCACCCGCGGCGTGCTGGAAAAGGCCACCAAGAAGGGCGGCGCCACGCCCGAGCATCCGTTCTTCGAGGCGGCCGAGGCGCTGGAGGCCGCGCTGGCCGCCGCCGAGGCCGCGCAGCGCGCGCGCTGGCTGGCGCTGATCGCCGACTGGCTGGCCGAGGCGCCGGCGCGTCTCGCCGAGAAGAAGCGCACGCGCCGCGTGGTCTCCTTCGACGACCTGATCGCCAACCTGTATCACGCGCTCGAGGCGCATCCCTGGCTCGCCGACACGCTGCGCCGCCGCTACCCGGCCGCGCTGATCGACGAGTTCCAGGACACCGACCCGCTGCAGTTCGCGATCTTCGACCGGATCTTCGCGCCGGCCGGGCCGCTGTTCCTGGTCGGCGATCCGAAGCAGGCGATCTACAGCTTCCGCGCGGCCGACCTGCACACCTACCTGGCCGCGCGCGAGCGGGCCGGCGCGCGCTACACGCTGGCGGTGAACCAGCGCTCGACGCCGGCCATCGTCGAGGCCTGCAACCGCGTGTTCGGCGCGAACCCGCGCGCCTTCGTGCTGGACGGCCTCGACTACCAGCCGGTGCGCGCCGGCACGCGGCAGCGCGCGCCCTTCGTCGACGGCACCGATCCGCGCGCCGGCAGCGGCGATTTCCGGATCTGGATGCTGCCCGACGGCGACCAGGCGCTGGGCAAGCGCGACGCGCAATGGCAGGCCGCGCAGGCCTGCGCCGCCGAGATTGCGCGCCTGATGCGCGGCGCGCGCGAGGGCGCGGTGCGACTCGGCGAGGCCGCGCTCACGCCGGCCGATATCGCCGTGCTGGTGCAGACCCACCGGCAGGGCAGCATCGTCAAGCGCGTGCTGGCCGCCTGGGGGATCGGCAGCGTCGAGCTCGCGCAGGCCTCGGTGTTCGCCACGCTCGACGCCGAGCAGCTCGAGCGCGTGCTGGCCGCCATCGATGCGCCGGGCGACCTGCGCCGGCTGCGCGCGGCGCTCGCCACCGACTGGTTCGGGCTCGACGCGGCGGCGCTGTGGCGGCTGGAGCAGGGCGAGGCGGCGCCCGGCGCGGCCGCCGATGATGCCGACGCGATGAGCTGGGTCGAGCGCTTCTCGCGCTATCGCCTGCTCTGGCGCGAACGCGGTTTCGCGGTGATGTGGCGCAGCTTCGCGCGCGAGCTGCGGATCGCCGAGCGGCTGATCGGCGGCGCCGACGGCGAGCGGCGCGTGACCGACATCAACCACCTGGCCGAGCTGACCCAGGCGCGTGCCTCGGCGCAGCCCGGTATCGCGCCGACGCTGCGCTGGCTGGCCGCGCAGCGTGCGGTGGGCGGCGGCGAGGACGCGCAATTGCGGCTCGAATCGGATCGCAACCTGGTGCAGATCGTCACCGTGCACAAGTCCAAGGGCCTCGAATACGCGGTGGTGTTCTGTCCGTTCCTGAACGATGGGCGCTTGCACGAGCCGCGCGAGGATGCCCTGCCCGATGCGCGCGAGTATCACGACGAGGCCGGCGCGGCGGTGCTCCATTACGGCTGCGACGAGGCGGCCGCCGAGCTGGCCGCCACGCAGGCGCGTCGCGAGCAGGCGGCCGAACGCGCGCGGCTGGTCTATGTCGCGCTCACGCGCGCGGTGCATCGCTGCTACCTGGTGGCGGGCGTCTACCAGTCGGCGCGTTCGACGCGCGAGGCGCGCCGCAGCGTGCTGAACTGGCTGGTCGGCGGCGCCGGCCACGGCTTCGACACCTGGCTCGAGACACCGCCCGAGGCCGAGGAATTGGCCGCGAGCTGGCGTGCGTTGGCCACCGGCCCGATCTCGATCGCGCCGCTGCCGGGCGTGAGCGCACGCACGCCGCTGGCGGCCGGCCACGATGCCGAACGGCTCGGCGGCGCGCGCCAGGCCGCGCGCTTTTTGCGCGACGCCTGGCGCATCGCCAGCTTCAGCTCGCTGACGGCCTCGATCGCGCGCGAGCAGGAAGGCATCGCGGCCGTGCCCGACGAGGCGCTGCGTCCCGATCACGATGCGCTCGCCGCCGCCGTTGATCCGGTGCCGCGCATCGACGGCGGCGGCGAGCGCGCCATGCAACCCAATCCCGACGATATCGTTGGTTTCCCGCGCGGCGCGGCGGCCGGCGAGTGCCTGCACCTGCTGTTCGAGCTGAGCGACTTCGGCGACGCCAGCGGCTGGGACGAAGCCGCGCGGCGCGCGCTGCACGAGCGGCCGGTGGAAGCCGAGCCCGAGCTGGCCAAGCGGCTGCCGGCGATGATGACGCGCATGCTGGCCGAGGTGGTCGCCACCGAGCTGGTGCCCGGCATGCAGCTCGCCGCGATCGATCCGGGCCGGCGCCTGAACGAGATGGAATTCCTGTTCCCGGCCGCCGCGCTCGATTTCGCGGCGCTGCGTGCGTTGCTGGTCGAGCACGGCTATCCCGACGTGGCGCTCGAATCGGGTACGCTCGCGGGTTTCTTCAAGGGCTTCATCGACATGATCGTCGAGCACGACGGCCGCTTCTGGATCGTCGACTGGAAGTCGAACCATCTTGGCGCGACCCCCGACGCCTATGGGCCGGCCGCGCTCGATGCGGCGATGGCCGACCACGCCTATCACCTGCAGGCGCTGCTCTATACCGTCGCGCTGCATCGCTACCTGCGCGTGCGCCTGCCCGGCTACGACTACGACAGCCACATGGCCGGGTATCTCTACCTTTTCGTGCGCGGCGTGCGTCCCGGCTGGTCGAGCGGCGGGCGGCCCTCGGGCGTGCATGCGCGGCGGCCCTCGCGCGAGCTGGTCGAGGCGCTCGACGCGCTGATGCGCAAGGAGCGCGCATGA
- a CDS encoding AAA family ATPase, giving the protein MKDLTEPFGFVGGLAERLPEPADFGLTLAEGFARRIGMLSRRLGAAPDAARWAARAAFAASRATAAGHVCISLAALAERYATTLDAVRAELAASGVAAFGRAPRGADCPLVVDGEGRLYLARYYDYETRLADALVMHAGAASQVGEAAFSPVALRESLERFFAAPRAGEIDWQRVAALVALGGRVTIVSGGPGTGKTTTVVGVIACLVEMQPTLRIALAAPTGKAAQRMQEALHARASGLPPELAARLPQISYTLHRLLGWLPGGRFRHHRDNPLPYELVVVDEASMIDVALAAHLLDALAPGARLVLLGDKDQLAAVEAGAVFAELSARPAFSAAGCRRIAQALGVEVADFVAALPAEAGGPPVLAGAAPDAVTPPARPASTTTRATARGKRKARDEADPSPAQASLFDFDEAPIVEPVALPAVSIDSFAGAPLDAWIEPEELGWLDAWRIDEQDVAGAAMNREARTWVPGTGLEPAPPVGAISPLADCVVWLERNYRFGLDSPIGRLSLAIRRGAAQDALDALSTEAGAAARYYDDSGDALSVATIERLAHGFDAYGEALRAALATAEPDPLPLFDALNRFRILCATRSGARGADEVNQRVAAQVRRAVRVPLAVGAHWFAGRPVMVTRNDYALGLFNGDIGIALPDARGALRVWFRGADGQARAVSPAALPPHDTAFALTVHKSQGSEFDEAALVLPAAFGRVLSRELVYTAITRARSRVQVIGPRTVLAQAIATRTQRDSGLAARIAEAAARHAGADKTVDQENGT; this is encoded by the coding sequence ATGAAGGACCTGACCGAACCGTTCGGCTTCGTCGGCGGGCTGGCCGAACGCCTGCCCGAGCCGGCCGATTTCGGGCTCACGCTGGCCGAGGGTTTCGCGCGCCGGATCGGCATGCTGTCGCGCCGGCTGGGCGCTGCCCCCGATGCCGCGCGCTGGGCCGCGCGCGCCGCCTTCGCGGCCAGCCGCGCGACCGCCGCCGGCCACGTCTGCATCTCGCTGGCGGCGCTCGCCGAACGCTACGCCACCACGCTCGACGCGGTGCGCGCCGAGCTGGCCGCCAGCGGCGTGGCCGCCTTCGGCCGCGCGCCGCGCGGCGCCGATTGCCCGCTGGTGGTGGATGGGGAAGGGCGGCTTTATCTCGCGCGCTATTACGACTACGAGACGCGCCTGGCCGATGCGCTGGTGATGCACGCGGGCGCGGCCTCGCAAGTGGGCGAGGCCGCGTTCTCGCCTGTCGCGCTGCGCGAGAGCCTCGAGCGCTTCTTCGCGGCGCCGCGCGCCGGCGAGATCGACTGGCAGCGCGTCGCCGCCCTGGTCGCGCTGGGCGGGCGGGTGACGATCGTCAGCGGCGGCCCCGGCACCGGCAAGACCACCACCGTGGTGGGCGTGATCGCCTGCCTGGTGGAGATGCAGCCAACGCTGCGGATCGCGCTGGCCGCGCCGACCGGCAAGGCCGCGCAGCGCATGCAGGAAGCCCTGCATGCGCGCGCCTCGGGCCTGCCGCCGGAACTCGCGGCGCGCCTGCCGCAAATCTCCTACACGCTGCATCGCCTGCTCGGCTGGCTGCCGGGCGGGCGCTTCCGCCATCATCGCGACAATCCGCTGCCTTACGAGCTGGTGGTGGTCGACGAGGCCTCGATGATCGATGTCGCCCTCGCCGCGCACCTGCTCGACGCGCTGGCGCCGGGCGCGCGGCTGGTGCTGCTCGGCGACAAGGACCAGCTCGCCGCCGTCGAGGCCGGCGCCGTGTTCGCCGAGCTGAGCGCGCGGCCGGCCTTCAGCGCGGCGGGCTGCCGGCGCATCGCGCAGGCGCTGGGCGTCGAGGTGGCGGACTTCGTGGCGGCGCTGCCGGCGGAGGCGGGCGGGCCGCCGGTGCTGGCTGGAGCGGCACCTGATGCGGTGACGCCGCCCGCCAGGCCGGCTTCGACGACCACGCGCGCGACGGCGCGCGGCAAGCGCAAGGCGCGTGACGAAGCGGACCCGTCGCCGGCGCAGGCTTCCCTGTTCGATTTCGACGAGGCGCCGATCGTCGAGCCGGTCGCGCTGCCCGCGGTATCGATCGACAGCTTCGCGGGCGCGCCGCTCGATGCCTGGATCGAGCCCGAGGAACTGGGCTGGCTCGATGCCTGGCGGATCGACGAGCAGGATGTCGCGGGCGCCGCGATGAATCGGGAGGCGCGAACTTGGGTGCCGGGGACCGGACTCGAACCGGCACCTCCCGTCGGCGCCATCTCCCCCCTGGCCGACTGCGTCGTCTGGCTCGAACGCAACTACCGCTTCGGCCTCGATTCGCCGATCGGCCGGCTGTCGCTGGCGATCCGCCGCGGCGCGGCGCAAGACGCGCTCGATGCCTTGTCGACTGAAGCCGGCGCCGCCGCGCGTTACTACGACGACAGCGGCGACGCCTTGTCCGTGGCCACCATCGAGCGCCTCGCGCACGGTTTCGACGCCTATGGCGAGGCCTTGCGCGCGGCGCTCGCCACGGCCGAGCCCGATCCGCTGCCGCTGTTCGACGCGCTGAACCGCTTCCGCATCCTGTGCGCCACCCGCAGCGGCGCGCGCGGCGCCGACGAGGTCAACCAGCGCGTCGCCGCCCAGGTGCGTCGCGCGGTGCGCGTGCCGCTCGCGGTCGGCGCGCACTGGTTCGCGGGCCGGCCCGTGATGGTCACGCGCAACGACTACGCGCTCGGCCTGTTCAACGGCGATATCGGCATCGCGCTGCCCGATGCGCGCGGCGCGCTGCGGGTCTGGTTCCGCGGCGCCGACGGGCAGGCACGCGCGGTCTCGCCGGCCGCGCTGCCGCCCCACGATACGGCCTTCGCGCTGACGGTCCACAAGTCGCAGGGTTCGGAGTTCGACGAGGCGGCGCTGGTCCTGCCGGCCGCGTTCGGGCGCGTGCTGTCGCGCGAGCTGGTCTATACCGCGATCACGCGCGCGCGTTCACGGGTGCAGGTGATCGGGCCGCGCACGGTGCTGGCGCAGGCGATCGCCACGCGCACCCAGCGCGACTCGGGCCTTGCCGCGCGGATCGCCGAGGCCGCCGCGCGGCACGCAGGCGCCGACAAGACAGTCGATCAGGAGAACGGAACATGA
- the arfB gene encoding alternative ribosome rescue aminoacyl-tRNA hydrolase ArfB, protein MIRYTLDPAEVELSAMRAQGAGGQNVNKVSSAIHLRFDIRASSLPELLKERLLALSDQRITRDGVVVLKSQEYRTQEQNRVAALARLDALIASVAVVRRARVATRPTRASKERRLDAKNRRGTVKAGRGKVVD, encoded by the coding sequence ATGATCCGCTACACGCTCGATCCCGCCGAGGTCGAACTCTCGGCGATGCGCGCGCAGGGCGCCGGCGGCCAGAACGTCAACAAGGTGTCGAGCGCGATCCACCTGCGCTTCGACATCCGCGCCTCCTCCCTGCCCGAGCTGTTGAAGGAGCGCCTGCTCGCGCTGTCCGACCAGCGCATCACGCGCGACGGCGTGGTGGTGCTGAAGTCGCAGGAATATCGCACCCAGGAGCAGAACCGCGTGGCCGCGCTGGCGCGGCTCGACGCACTGATCGCGAGTGTCGCCGTGGTGCGGCGCGCGCGGGTGGCGACGCGGCCGACGCGTGCCTCGAAGGAGCGCCGGCTCGATGCGAAGAATCGGCGCGGGACCGTCAAGGCCGGGCGGGGCAAGGTCGTGGATTGA